One genomic region from Jilunia laotingensis encodes:
- a CDS encoding T9SS type A sorting domain-containing protein, whose protein sequence is MADHKAVPDLFVYPNPVVDYLNMAGWDAEEKADIAIYSITGQPFHAQKEWRGAPIPVSSLPQGLYILKVNDRSFKFRKL, encoded by the coding sequence ATGGCGGACCACAAAGCCGTTCCCGACCTGTTTGTATATCCCAACCCGGTCGTGGACTACCTCAATATGGCCGGATGGGATGCCGAGGAAAAGGCGGACATAGCCATCTACTCGATTACCGGACAGCCCTTCCACGCCCAAAAGGAATGGCGCGGGGCTCCTATCCCGGTATCTTCCTTGCCGCAAGGCCTCTATATTCTTAAGGTCAACGACCGGTCATTTAAATTCAGAAAATTATGA
- a CDS encoding nucleoside deaminase, protein MTKEELMRKAIELSRENVANGGGPFGAVIAKNGEIIATGVNRVTASCDPTAHAEVSAIRAAASKLGTFNLSGYEIYTSCEPCPMCLGAIYWARLDKMYYGNNKTDAKNIGFDDSFIYDELELKPEERKLPSEVLLHDEAIKAFKEWMEKEDKIAY, encoded by the coding sequence ATGACTAAGGAAGAACTAATGCGGAAAGCAATTGAGCTTTCAAGAGAAAATGTAGCCAATGGTGGTGGCCCTTTTGGTGCTGTTATTGCGAAAAACGGAGAGATTATTGCCACCGGAGTAAACCGGGTAACAGCTTCCTGTGACCCAACTGCCCATGCTGAAGTCAGCGCTATCCGTGCGGCCGCTTCCAAATTGGGAACTTTCAATCTGAGTGGCTATGAAATATATACCTCATGTGAACCTTGCCCCATGTGTCTTGGAGCCATTTACTGGGCACGACTTGATAAAATGTATTACGGTAATAATAAAACAGATGCCAAAAACATTGGTTTTGATGACTCTTTCATCTATGATGAGTTGGAGTTGAAACCTGAAGAACGGAAACTACCTTCCGAAGTGTTGCTCCACGATGAAGCAATAAAAGCATTCAAAGAATGGATGGAAAAGGAAGATAAGATAGCATACTAA
- a CDS encoding choice-of-anchor J domain-containing protein, producing the protein MKKWVLSTVVIWLMSFVYGVAQTQQSVMPRDKQNVMNLKRMDTATKKEYPKFINLGKDFILKSIQKNITNIPDDQAEVFAFTVFNLNYRTRGVVNFVTNDISSMRMLKDYGGSDGDYAMCAGTMVGDEYWGYLYRIYGGGSMYVSVGLGKLDLETGLFELMFNYNELGFETLLADMTYDPYTDKIYAIGRVSDEDLSSSIIYEIDIKEDGTGFPEYKGLVDKYLFTLSADNGYLYGIANQDNLDPENTTACLYKMDISKIDAGKEEIEYEKIGSGFGKAISYSQTMEFDHTTHKLWWAGEGFYSGEWFGEVDINTGRLINEQSIPGQAQLVAMAIPYQKVADNAPSFARNLKVISGEQGIQTANLTWSNPTKNYQLQPLSELQGVKIYRDGELKATLTNGETSWEEKNIPSGIHTYRVQTYNQAGDGLYKERTLFIGRDIPGRVKDLSLTAEGCKGTLTWKAPTVGKNGGWFDAATITYTIVRMPDNKTMKTGLKETTFEDTVDKLEGYYYIVTASNPEGDGEQAVSNIVSYGPALDVPFVSSLSTVEDFNRWQNVDANHDGNKWTYSSQTALYEYNGNAANDYLATPPLNMKKNTEYRIDYEYQTGGDKNYFEKFEVVWGKSATPESMTNQISLYENLFNPMMTRGRSVMTVPDDDSYVVAFHCISDPEQWMLKLKNISIREYSNIDLSVIELTGNELVNQNKPFIYKMRVVNEGKAKQENFKLQLIDSDTNGVLAEAQGTAIEPGDTIQMEVTWIPLEKGTFNVQGVIDLNGDTFPLDNVSSQKIAVTVQDENADMWTSIGKKGEQGFASPFYVLYKYSQTQTIYYKDELNIKDKSKLVGIGYSYVGSSECENMVDIPVQIYIQNTDADALENGFLPDAGFTLVYEGTIDVNGEENEQFDIDCMFDQAFEYTGKNICVKAVRPLQPLAEGNPYWEIFEDPDHPLRARNYRRDQAYEEGVTDPGKVGVCDVIPYTRLAYRDGETGIQHQTSFKLHAIQQGDKVSLSNLCDEVKLLNVAGVEYYHGNNVTEIPVSGLQNGIYLISARYGDTHAVIKLVIK; encoded by the coding sequence ATGAAGAAATGGGTACTATCTACAGTCGTAATTTGGCTCATGTCTTTTGTCTATGGAGTGGCTCAAACACAACAAAGTGTAATGCCTCGTGACAAACAGAATGTAATGAATTTGAAAAGAATGGATACGGCCACTAAAAAGGAATATCCAAAATTTATCAATTTGGGGAAGGATTTTATTTTGAAATCCATACAGAAAAATATTACTAATATTCCAGATGATCAAGCTGAAGTATTTGCTTTCACGGTATTTAATCTGAATTATCGTACGAGAGGAGTGGTGAATTTTGTTACCAATGACATTTCCAGTATGCGCATGTTGAAAGATTATGGAGGTTCTGATGGGGATTATGCTATGTGCGCAGGAACAATGGTCGGAGATGAATATTGGGGATATCTTTACAGGATATATGGTGGTGGAAGCATGTATGTATCTGTAGGTTTAGGTAAACTTGATCTTGAAACCGGACTGTTTGAACTTATGTTTAATTACAATGAGTTAGGTTTTGAAACTTTATTGGCAGATATGACTTATGATCCTTATACAGATAAAATCTATGCAATTGGTCGGGTCTCGGATGAAGATTTAAGTTCTTCTATCATATACGAAATTGATATTAAAGAAGATGGCACTGGATTTCCTGAATACAAAGGGCTGGTTGATAAATATCTATTCACGTTATCCGCTGACAACGGGTATTTATATGGGATTGCAAATCAAGACAATTTAGATCCCGAAAATACGACAGCTTGCTTATATAAGATGGATATAAGTAAAATAGATGCTGGTAAAGAAGAAATTGAATACGAGAAGATCGGTTCCGGTTTTGGGAAAGCAATTAGCTATTCCCAAACGATGGAATTTGATCATACTACGCATAAACTTTGGTGGGCAGGAGAAGGGTTTTACTCAGGAGAATGGTTTGGTGAAGTAGATATTAATACAGGTAGATTGATTAATGAACAATCTATTCCAGGGCAAGCTCAGCTTGTGGCGATGGCTATACCTTATCAGAAAGTAGCAGATAATGCCCCATCTTTCGCTCGAAATTTGAAAGTTATTTCAGGAGAGCAGGGAATTCAAACGGCTAATTTGACATGGAGTAATCCTACAAAAAATTATCAACTGCAACCTCTCAGTGAATTACAGGGAGTAAAAATCTATCGTGATGGAGAGTTAAAAGCTACCTTGACTAATGGGGAAACTTCATGGGAAGAAAAAAATATTCCTTCGGGCATTCATACCTATAGAGTACAAACTTACAATCAAGCCGGAGACGGACTATATAAAGAAAGAACTCTGTTTATTGGTCGTGATATTCCCGGGAGAGTAAAAGATTTATCATTGACTGCAGAAGGTTGCAAAGGTACTTTAACTTGGAAAGCACCTACGGTAGGAAAGAATGGTGGTTGGTTTGATGCTGCTACCATAACGTACACAATCGTTCGTATGCCCGATAACAAAACTATGAAAACTGGTCTGAAGGAAACGACATTTGAGGATACGGTAGATAAACTGGAAGGTTATTATTACATTGTAACTGCATCCAATCCTGAAGGTGATGGCGAGCAAGCTGTTTCTAACATAGTATCTTACGGCCCGGCTTTAGACGTTCCGTTTGTATCTTCGTTGTCTACAGTAGAAGATTTTAATCGCTGGCAGAATGTCGATGCCAATCACGATGGCAATAAATGGACTTATTCAAGCCAAACTGCATTATATGAGTATAATGGAAATGCTGCAAACGATTATTTGGCAACTCCTCCATTAAATATGAAAAAAAATACAGAATACAGGATAGATTACGAATATCAGACTGGTGGAGATAAAAATTATTTTGAAAAGTTTGAAGTGGTATGGGGAAAAAGTGCAACTCCCGAATCTATGACAAATCAAATATCATTGTATGAGAATTTGTTTAATCCTATGATGACACGTGGAAGATCTGTTATGACTGTCCCTGATGATGACTCGTATGTAGTGGCTTTCCACTGTATTTCTGATCCGGAACAATGGATGCTTAAGCTAAAAAATATTTCAATCCGTGAATACAGCAATATCGATTTGAGTGTAATAGAATTAACAGGCAATGAACTTGTTAATCAGAATAAACCATTCATTTATAAAATGCGGGTAGTAAACGAGGGTAAAGCTAAACAGGAGAATTTCAAATTGCAATTAATCGATTCAGACACTAACGGGGTACTTGCAGAAGCTCAGGGAACCGCTATCGAACCGGGTGATACTATACAAATGGAAGTCACCTGGATTCCTTTGGAAAAAGGGACTTTCAATGTGCAAGGAGTGATAGATTTAAACGGTGATACTTTCCCGTTAGATAATGTCAGTAGCCAAAAAATTGCAGTGACTGTACAAGACGAAAACGCAGATATGTGGACTTCCATAGGTAAAAAGGGTGAACAGGGGTTCGCAAGTCCATTCTATGTACTTTACAAATATAGTCAAACTCAGACTATCTATTATAAAGATGAACTGAACATAAAAGATAAAAGTAAGTTAGTAGGTATTGGATATTCATATGTGGGTTCAAGTGAATGCGAGAATATGGTTGACATTCCCGTACAGATTTACATTCAAAATACAGATGCGGATGCATTGGAAAACGGATTTTTACCGGATGCCGGATTTACTCTGGTATATGAAGGAACAATCGATGTAAATGGTGAAGAGAATGAGCAATTTGATATAGATTGCATGTTCGACCAAGCATTTGAGTATACAGGCAAAAACATATGTGTCAAAGCTGTACGACCTTTGCAGCCTTTAGCAGAAGGTAATCCTTACTGGGAGATTTTCGAAGATCCTGATCATCCTTTGCGCGCACGTAATTATAGAAGAGACCAAGCATACGAAGAAGGAGTCACAGACCCTGGAAAAGTAGGAGTATGTGATGTTATACCTTACACCAGACTGGCTTATAGAGATGGTGAAACAGGGATACAACATCAGACATCGTTTAAACTTCATGCTATACAACAAGGTGACAAAGTATCTTTAAGTAACCTTTGTGACGAAGTGAAGTTGCTGAATGTTGCAGGTGTGGAGTACTACCATGGAAACAATGTAACGGAAATACCTGTTTCTGGGTTACAAAACGGTATATACCTGATCAGTGCCCGTTATGGTGATACACATGCTGTAATCAAATTAGTCATCAAATAA
- a CDS encoding Omp28-related outer membrane protein, translated as MKGKLLCIALLSCMSWSLNAFAIRSNGSEKEGQNGAAFVGYCEGTQDELEYYAPTPDQLADSISYAIALSPELLKENGNLIHAIRVALPEFPINKGKIWITNTLGKAPLLVQELQETIPGWNYISLDHPFDCENIDKKIFVGVTFWGTDRRFCLEDTDERNLNADWACLKGGWVHLFLGSYYGSNCAVGVQAMMSGGDYSKKTPQYDLAIEKVNLPAYASISEKVTCSVLVRNLGVQPVTDFKIECDLDGDKQELEISDIFLPAGDAYNYAYETTFSKEGEKEYTWKVVSMNGGVADEVANNNRESGSTDIYEKCFARTPLLERFTGQGSIYACICDYRVMLAAENFGRRIAQVSYYPFDASFSGATLGVDAHNIVANAFDVSEVLYVLLDRTNLFGESPYSPAFDPVNVISQEMIQDRLDTPAFVDIDLKESTFDEKTRKLSVKIDGVVAKEIPNLKINLFITQDSIIAPQSISGSDYCHNDVMRAALTKNVMGDELTVSADGTYHVEYTYVVPEMIGFTNTDLSHMNVVAFVSSYEDHIFNTMEVCNVRSVPLKDLPSSLASISEIQIPINVSCYVEGKRVYINGDYEYAEIYTPYGTLIATVSPNKNNIEFSEGGVYLVKVLAGNGQKTFKLLLK; from the coding sequence ATGAAAGGAAAATTACTTTGTATTGCACTCTTGAGCTGTATGTCTTGGAGTTTGAACGCTTTCGCTATACGTAGCAACGGTAGTGAGAAAGAAGGTCAGAATGGCGCTGCGTTTGTGGGTTATTGTGAAGGTACACAAGATGAGTTGGAGTATTATGCCCCCACTCCCGATCAATTGGCTGATAGTATTTCATATGCTATTGCGCTTTCGCCTGAACTACTAAAAGAAAATGGGAACCTCATTCATGCGATTCGTGTTGCTCTTCCAGAGTTTCCGATAAACAAAGGAAAAATATGGATTACCAATACGTTGGGAAAAGCCCCGTTACTGGTACAAGAATTGCAGGAAACGATTCCCGGCTGGAATTATATTTCATTGGATCATCCTTTTGATTGTGAAAATATAGATAAAAAGATATTTGTAGGTGTCACTTTTTGGGGAACAGACAGACGCTTTTGTTTGGAAGACACGGATGAAAGAAATTTAAATGCAGATTGGGCCTGTTTGAAAGGTGGATGGGTACATCTGTTTTTAGGTAGTTACTATGGAAGTAACTGTGCTGTTGGCGTACAGGCAATGATGAGTGGGGGAGATTATTCAAAAAAAACTCCTCAATACGATTTAGCCATTGAAAAAGTAAATTTACCAGCTTATGCTTCTATTTCAGAAAAAGTAACTTGTAGCGTTCTGGTTCGTAACTTAGGAGTACAGCCTGTCACTGATTTTAAAATTGAATGCGACTTGGACGGTGATAAGCAAGAGCTTGAAATATCTGATATATTCCTTCCGGCTGGTGATGCATACAATTATGCTTACGAGACAACTTTCTCAAAAGAAGGAGAAAAAGAATATACCTGGAAAGTGGTTAGCATGAACGGAGGAGTTGCAGATGAAGTGGCAAACAACAACAGGGAATCTGGAAGTACGGATATCTATGAGAAATGTTTTGCACGAACTCCATTGTTAGAAAGATTCACAGGTCAAGGTTCTATATATGCTTGCATATGTGATTATCGTGTTATGTTAGCTGCGGAAAACTTTGGAAGGAGAATAGCACAAGTGTCTTATTATCCGTTTGATGCCTCTTTCTCAGGGGCTACTTTAGGAGTCGATGCACATAATATAGTGGCAAATGCTTTCGATGTATCGGAAGTTTTATATGTATTATTGGATAGAACAAATCTTTTTGGTGAGTCACCTTATTCTCCTGCTTTTGATCCTGTTAATGTCATTTCGCAAGAAATGATTCAGGACAGACTGGACACGCCTGCTTTTGTCGATATTGATTTGAAGGAAAGTACGTTTGATGAAAAAACTCGTAAATTGTCTGTTAAAATTGATGGAGTGGTAGCTAAAGAAATTCCAAACTTAAAAATAAACCTATTTATAACGCAAGATAGTATTATTGCACCACAAAGTATCTCCGGAAGTGATTATTGTCACAATGATGTAATGAGAGCTGCTTTGACAAAAAATGTGATGGGAGACGAACTGACAGTTTCCGCTGATGGAACTTATCATGTGGAATATACATATGTAGTCCCTGAGATGATCGGGTTTACGAATACCGATCTTTCACATATGAATGTTGTAGCTTTCGTAAGTAGCTATGAGGATCATATTTTCAATACAATGGAAGTATGCAATGTCAGATCTGTGCCTTTGAAGGATTTGCCAAGCTCTCTAGCCTCTATATCAGAAATTCAAATACCAATTAATGTCAGCTGCTATGTAGAAGGTAAAAGAGTTTACATTAATGGAGATTATGAATATGCAGAAATTTACACTCCTTATGGAACACTTATCGCTACAGTAAGTCCGAATAAAAATAATATTGAATTCTCTGAAGGAGGCGTTTATCTCGTAAAAGTTTTGGCCGGTAACGGACAAAAAACTTTTAAACTATTGCTTAAATAA